A genomic window from Camelina sativa cultivar DH55 chromosome 2, Cs, whole genome shotgun sequence includes:
- the LOC104724208 gene encoding protein KINKY POLLEN isoform X1, whose translation MVAFFVMFIFTIAVIVALLWAFFKSLPWILQHTAGITLSFQFDRWNCLKDVSLHFKKGSIESVFVGEFKANLSQSLVELCATAFIHDPKVIFSIFDLKIVTRPSNSSKGPRKSKTRKPRSGGKGKLMLFANIGRFFSVSMTNTVVQTPKATAEIKELELDISKDRGSGNFFIKLYLLPIFVQIGEPHVISTHSPEMNSDISLNRQTSSQTAEGSVSSSSSLHCEKLSLSCEFGHNSRQSSPSIKNVEVDLADAVLNLNEKLLLKKKSSTSAASTGEVIQSSSGHTTSEKPPKQPINVLVAKHASKFPEKVLFDFSKLEIRFVHQEHGFSVANSLTGLQLRSAKTQSGEDGREETCLDFVMELRKMHLFRESEVSVLEMTKFGVFSKVYCPIQESFPLRAEVEIKLESILCNIIMTRFEPLLRLHFSKKKKMVLKEETPNIVKSETTGRKAVAVVWKCATSAPDVTVVLYNPGGSPIYQCGLDSFQVTADNMSTRGTVVQMELNELNLCMVDEHQGCLKESLFGLESTPGSLVNIRKVRSEMGKKPEVVDGKQTLVVDVSEVSLLFSFRSFEALVVNAMSIQAVIKSLTGASTKNRQEKVVHRSKPSGRGTQLLKLNVERFSLNFAGDSSLENTVIDDPKRVNYGSQGGRVIISVSADGTPRTATVFSTLSKEHEKLKYIISFELLKFSFTLNKEIQSTQVELEKAKSIYQEFLEEPHQVSRVTLCDIQNAKFVRHIGGAKEVSICSLFSASNIAVRWEPDVHISMVELGLRLKSLILTQKLKQQGNGNPEDASTVTGDRQKEEPTTTSNSVDKKKKKESIFAVDVEMLSITAEAGDGVEAEVQIQSIFSENVGIGVLLEGFMLGFCGCRIVKSSRVQISRIPSMPSTSSNTATATGTPWDWLVQGVDIHICMPFRLQLRAIDDAVEEMLRALKIVTNAKTKLILPKKKESSTAKEPGSKKFGRVRFGIRKLIFDIEEEPLQGWLDEHYHLMRKEAYELAIRSKFLDELISSGNQVPKTGGDESDSTEKKFSFEGEEIDTQDPSIIQMMNEKLCKQSFSSYYKSCQSLRSSDGSGACKEGFQAGFKMSTSRTSLLSVSVTDLDLSLTAISGGEAGMIEIVKKLDPISEEKDIPFSRLYGSNLRLNTGTLAVQIRNYTFPLLSTALGKCEGLLVLAQQATAFQPQVIHDVYIGRWRKVQMLRSASGTTPAMKTYLDLPVKFQKGEVSFGIGYEPVLADISYAFTVAMRRANLSLKGPGLIQPPKKEKSLPWWDEMRNYIHGNITLSFSETKWIVLATPDPYEKLDKLQMTCASVEIQQSDGRVHFSAEEIKIFFSSFEGLARHYPNPPVCPLSYPFLEVPRFSVEVRMDWECESGSPLNHYLFALPIEGKARDKIYDPFRSTSLSLRWDFTLRPKPSVSAVDQTVEVGSKCKPEKSSFSPPTINIGAHDLAWLIRFWNMNYLPPYKLRTFSRWPRFGVPRIPRSGNLSLDRVMTEYMLRLDVTPICIKHMTLDSNNPAKGLTFDMTKLKYEICFSRGNQEFTFDCKRETLDPVYQGIDLHLPKAFLRGDQHCSKPVQMSRTSSQSGSTDRVTSDDGNSIEKHPDDGFLFSSDYFTIRRQAPKADPERLMVWKEEGKIYREKVDAGTTTERRNEPEEDSHSDPSDDDGYNVVIADNCQRIFVYGLKLLWNIENRDAVLSFAGGLSKAFQAPKPSPSRQYAQRKLLEGSQKHSESEVPQDDPAKQPSTGDGNITSQSKEPVEVHSPSSEPIKTENFASFPLGATKTGNSNGSEEEGTRHFMVNVVEPQFNLHSEDINGRFLLAAASGRVLARSFHQVVHVAYEMIEKAAQNENDQNPPENGTDMTWTRMEVSMMLEHVQAHVAPTDVDPGAGVQWLPKIRKRSPKAKRTGALLERVFMPCDMYFQYTRHKGVTPDLKVKPLKELTFNSRNITASMTSRQFQVMSDVLSNLLLARLPKAHNDSLKLSGEEDDEVEEEIDEVVPDGIEEVELAKIELEKKERDRMSLLDDIRKLTQSESNSGNINLEKESDFWMITGGRPVLVEGLRKAYTSVQQSRKTAYTALRTSVKNTAELRLLEKDKNKRPSSAMRISLQISKVIWSMVLDGKTFAEVEIDNMIYDFNRDYRDIGIPQFTTRYVVLRNCLPNAKCDTVLSAWNPPPEWGKKVMLQVDARQGIPKDGQAPYELFQVEIYPLKIHLTETMYTMMWEYIFPGEEQHSQRREEVWKVSTTSGSKRVRKGSFAEAAALLSTSDLSQGSKNQNLKSSSIRGSGRELRRTSSFDRSWEETVAESVATELVLSNMKDSKTSKAGRSVHEEKKGEKSLEDKKSRPQKIMQFQTIKISQVELLITYEGSRFVVNDMKLLMDTFHRVEFSGTWRRLFSRVKKHIIWGVLKSVTGMQMKKFKDKTHVSKEEIGLRDKDESGRSDQDSGAWEKRPGENAGDGFVTSIRGIFNTQRRKAKKFVLRTMRGEEEDNFPGEWSDNESDFSPFARQLTITKAKKLIRRHSKKFQNQNTTKGSKMAQQLSPTLSPSKEDDDHYDSDSSSGSSAYEEFLDQNQI comes from the exons ATGGTAGCTTTCTTCGTCATGTTTATCTTCACGATCGCCGTGATCGTCGCACTCCTTTGGGCTTTCTTCAA GTCACTGCCTTGGATTCTCCAGCATACTGCTGGAATAACTCTAAGTTTTCAGTTTGATAGATGGAATTGCTTGAAGGatgtttcattgcatttcaAGAAG GGTTCTATCGAATCTGTCTTCGTTGGAGAATTTAAGGCCAATCTAAGTCAATCTCTGGTTGAACTTTGTGCCACGGCTTTTATCCATGATCCTAAAGTAATATTCTCTATATTTGACCTGAAAATAGTAACTAGACCCTCCAACTCAAGTAAAGGTCCTCGCAAATCAAAGACTCGGAAACCGCGTTCTGGTGGCAAAGGAAAGTTGATGCTATTCGCTAATATTGGCAGATTCTTTTCAGTCTCCATGACAAATACGGTTGTGCAG ACACCTAAAGCTACAGCAGAAATCAAGGAGTTGGAGCTCGATATATCTAAGGACAGAGGGTCAGGGAATTTTTTCATCAAACTGTACCTATTGCCGATATTTGTACAGATTGGCGAACCACATGTTATTTCCACTCATTCACCTGAGATGAACAGTGACATTAGCCTCAATAGGCAGACATCTTCCCAAACCGCAGAgggctctgtttcttcttcttcttctttgcattGTGAAAAGCTCTCCCTCTCCTGCGAATTTGGTCATAATAG CAGACAATCTAGTCCAAGTATAAAAAATGTGGAAGTAGACCTAGCTGATGCTGTTCTTAACCTTAACGAGAAGCtgctgttgaaaaaaaaatcctcgACAAGTGCTGCTTCCACAGGTGAAGTGATTCAATCAAGTTCTGGTCACACCACTTCAGAGAAGCCTCCAAAACAACCAATAAACGTTTTGGTTGCAAAGCATGCTTCAAAATTCCCTGAGAAG gttttatttgatttttcgaagcttgaaatcagatttGTGCATCAAGAACATGGTTTTTCGGTCGCGAACAGCTTAACAGGCTTACAGTTGAGAAGTGCCAAAACTCAATCTGGCGAAGATGGCAGGGAAGAAACATGTCTTGATTTTGTCATGGAACTCCGGAAGATGCAT CTTTTCAGAGAATCTGAAGTTTCTGTCTTGGAGATGACGAAATTTGGAGTTTTCTCCAAGGTGTATTGTCCAATACAG GAATCTTTCCCTCTTAGAGCTGAGGTTGAGATTAAGCTGGAAAGTATACTGTGCAACATTATAATGACGAGATTTGAGCCGCTGTTGCGTTTGCACttctctaaaaagaaaaagatggttcTCAAAGAGGAAACACCTAACATCGTCAAATCAGAAACTACTGGTCGTAAGGCTGTGGCTGTGGTATGGAAATGCGCCACCTCAGCCCCTGATGTGACGGTGGTGCTTTACAATCCTGGCGGTTCTCCTATATACCAA TGCGGCTTAGATTCATTTCAGGTCACCGCAGATAATATGTCAACTAGGGGAACAGTTGTACAGATGGAGCTAAATGAACTGAATTTATGCATGGTAGATGAACACCAGGGATGTTTGAAAGAAAGCCTCTTTGGTTTAGAGTCAACCCCAGGTTCGTTAGTCAATATAAGAAAGGTCAGATCGGAAATGGGCAAGAAACCTGAGGTTGTTGATGGTAAACAAACATTGGTGGTTGACGTATCAGAAGTCAGCCTGTTATTTTCTTTCAGAAGTTTTGAAGCACTTGTAGTAAACGCAATGTCAATTCAGGCTGTCATCAAAAGTTTAACTGGTGCTAGTACTAAGAACAGACAGGAAAAAGTGGTACATAGATCGAAGCCATCGGGCAGAGGGACTCAACTCTTGAAGCTCAATGTTGAACGTTTCTCTTTGAATTTCGCTGGAGATTCAAGCCTGGAAAATACAGTCATTGATGATCCTAAACGTGTCAATTATGGATCACAAGGTGGAAGAGTAATAATTAGTGTCTCAGCTGATGGCACACCTCGAACGGCCACTGTTTTCTCTACTTTGTCCAAGGAACATGAGAAGTTGAAGTACATAATTTCGTTTGAGTTACTCAAATTCAGCTTTACTCTGAACAAGGAGATTCAGTCTACACAGGTAGAACTTGAAAAAGCAAAGTCGATCTACCAGGAATTTTTGGAGGAACCTCACCAAGTTTCCAGAGTGACACTTTGTGACATCCAAAACGCTAAGTTTGTACGTCATATAGGTGGTGCTAAGGAAGTTTCAATCTGTTCTCTCTTCAGTGCCTCTAATATTGCCGTCAGATGGGAGCCTGATGTGCACATTTCAATGGTCGAGCTCGGTCTGCGTTTGAAGTCCTTGATCTTAACTCAGAAACTTAAGCAACAAGGGAACGGAAACCCAGAAGATGCTTCCACTGTAACCGGTGATAGACAGAAGGAAGAACCAACTACAACCTCGAATTCTgttgataagaaaaagaagaaggaatctaTATTTGCTGTTGATGTAGAAATGTTAAGCATAACTGCGGAGGCTGGAGATGGGGTGGAGGCTGAGGTGCAGATTCAGTCAATCTTCTCAGAGAATGTGGGTATTGGAGTACTGCTGGAAGGATTTATGCTTGGTTTCTGTGGATGTAGAATAGTCAAAAGTAGTCGGGTACAGATATCACGAATACCTAGCATGCCTTCCACTTCATCCAATACGGCAACAGCAACAGGAACCCCATGGGATTGGTTAGTTCAAGGAGttgatatacatatatgcatgcCCTTCAGGCTTCAGCTCCGTGCTATTGATGATGCCGTTGAAGAAATGCTGAGGGCTTTGAAGATTGTAACCAACGCCAAAACCAAACTCATTTTGcctaaaaaaaaggaaagctcAACAGCTAAAGAACCTGGGTCGAAAAAATTTGGACGTGTAAGATTTGGCATTCGcaaattaatatttgatattgaGGAAGAACCTCTCCAGGGTTGGCTTGATGAGCATTATCATCTTATGAGGAAAGAAGCATATGAGTTAGCCATAAGGTCGAAATTTCTTGATGAATTAATTTCCAGTGGAAACCAGGTTCCAAAAACTGGGGGAGATGAGTCAGACAGTACTGAGAAGAAATTTTCTTTCGAAGGAGAAGAAATTGACACGCAAGATCCTTCCATTATACAGATGATGAATGAAAAATTATGTAAACAATCGTTCAGTTCATACTACAAGTCCTGTCAAAGTCTAAGATCATCAGATGGTTCAGGTGCCTGTAAAGAAGGATTTCAGGCTGGTTTTAAGATGAGCACTTCTAGGACATCTCTACTTTCTGTTTCTGTTACTGATTTGGATCTTAGTCTCACAGCTATTAGTGGTGGTGAAGCCGGGATGATAGAAATCGTTAAGAAGCTTGATCCTATTAGTGAAGAAAAAGACATACCTTTTTCACGGCTTTATGGAAGCAATCTTCGGTTAAACACTGGAACTCTTGCTGTTCAAATAAGAAACTACACATTTCCTCTTCTCTCAACAGCTTTGGGTAAATGCGAAGGCCTTCTTGTGTTGGCTCAGCAG GCAACAGCTTTTCAGCCCCAAGTAATCCATGACGTATACATCGGAAGATGGCGAAAGGTGCAGATGCTCCGTTCAGCCAGTGGAACAACACCCGCAATGAAAACATACCTGGATTTGCCTGTAAAATTTCAGAAGGGAGAGGTCTCCTTTGGAATTGGATATGAACCAGTACTTGCTGACATTAGTTATGCCTTCACTGTGGCTATGCGTAGGGCTAATCTCAGTCTCAAGGGTCCTGGTCTTATTCAGCCTcccaaaaaggagaaaagtttACCATGGTGGGATGAAATGAGAAATTACATCCATGGTAATATAACCTTGTCCTTTTCTGAGACAAAGTGGATTGTTCTTGCTACTCCAGACCCCTATGAAAAGCTTGACAAGCTCCAGATGACCTGTGCCTCCGTGGAAATCCAGCAATCAGATGGTCGCGTGCACTTCTCTGCtgaggaaataaaaatattctttagCAGTTTTGAAGGTTTGGCTAGACATTATCCGAACCCTCCGGTTTGTCCATTAAGCTACCCTTTCCTTGAGGTTCCACGTTTCAGTGTTGAAGTCCGGATGGATTGGGAGTGCGAGTCTGGAAGTCCACTGAATCATTATCTGTTTGCCTTGCCTATTGAAGGAAAGGCTCGTGATAAAATTTATGATCCTTTCAGGTCTACTTCTCTCTCACTGCGCTGGGATTTCACTTTAAGACCTAAGCCATCAGTATCTGCAGTTGATCAAACAGTTGAAGTCGGATCCAAGTGTAAGCCTGAGAAATCTTCGTTTTCCCCACCCACAATAAACATTGGTGCTCATGATTTGGCATGGTTGATCAGATTCTGGAACATGAATTATCTTCCTCCTTACAAACTTCGCACATTTTCCCGGTGGCCTCGCTTCGGAGTTCCAAGAATCCCGAGATCAGGGAATTTGTCCCTAGACAGAGTGATGACAGAATATATGCTCCGCTTAGATGTTACACCTATATGTATCAAGCATATGACTCTGGATTCTAATAATCCTGCCAAAGGCTTGACATTTGATATGACCAAGCTGAAATATGAAATATGCTTCAGTCGTGGTAACCAGGAGTTTACATTTGACTGCAAGCGTGAGACTCTTGATCCAGTGTACCAGGGGATAGACCTCCATCTGCCTAAAGCGTTTTTAAGAGGGGATCAGCATTGTTCAAAGCCAGTTCAGATGAGTCGAACAAGTTCACAATCTGGATCAACTGATAGAGTTACTTCTGATGATGGGAATTCTATCGAGAAGCATCCTGACgatgggtttttgttttcatctgaTTATTTCACAATCAGGAGGCAGGCCCCTAAGGCTGACCCTGAAAGACTGATGGTatggaaagaagaaggaaaaatttATCGTGAAAAAGTAGATGCAGGAACTACAACTGAAAGACGAAATGAACCTGAGGAGGATTCACATTCAGATCCGAGCGATGATGATGGATACAATGTCGTGATAGCGGACAATTGTCAGCGTATTTTTGTTTATGGACTCAAACTATTGTGGAACATAGAAAACAGAGATgctgttttgtcttttgctGGTGGACTTTCCAAAGCATTTCAAGCCCCCAAGCCTTCCCCTTCACGTCAGTATGCTCAGAGAAAGTTACTCGAGGGCAGCCAGAAGCATTCTGAATCAGAAGTTCCTCAAGATGACCCAGCTAAACAGCCTTCCACGGGAGATGGAAATATCACTTCCCAATCTAAGGAGCCTGTGGAAGTTCATTCACCTTCATCAGAACCAATTAAAACAGAGAACTTTGCATCTTTCCCACTTG GAGCCACAAAAACTGGCAATTCAAACggttcagaggaagaaggaactCGGCATTTTATGGTGAACGTTGTTGAGCCACAATTCAATCTCCATTCAGAAGACATAAAT GGTAGGTTTTTGCTCGCTGCTGCCAGTGGCCGTGTTTTAGCACGATCATTTCATCAAGTGGTTCATGTTGCTTATGAGATGATTGAGAAGGCAGCCCAAAATGAAAATGATCAGAATCCTCCTGAAAATGGCACTGACATGACATGGACACGCATGGAAGTGTCCATGATGTTGGAGCATGTTCAAGCTCATGTGGCACCGACAGATGTCGATCCAGGAGCTGGGGTGCAATGGCTCCCAAAGATTAGAAAAAGGTCCCCAAAGGCAAAGCGTACTGGCGCACTGCTTGAAAGGGTTTTTATGCCGTGCGATATGTACTTTCAATACACCAGGCACAAAGGTGTGACTCCCGACCTGAAG GTGAAGCCACTGAAAGAGCTTACTTTCAATTCTCGTAATATTACAGCATCGATGACATCACGTCAGTTTCAAGTTATGTCGGATGTTTTGTCCAATCTTCTGCTTGCAAGGTTACCAAA GGCTCATAACGACAGTTTAAAACTttctggtgaagaagatgatgaagttgaagaggAAATTGATGAAGTAGTTCCTGATGGCATTGAGGAGGTGGAACTTGCGAAAATTGAacttgaaaagaaagagagggatAGGATGTCGCTTCTTGATGACATCAGAAAATTGACGCAGAGCGAAAGTAACTCAGGAAACATAAATCTCGAAAAGGAAAGCGATTTCTGGATGATCACTGGTGGGAGGCCAGTATTG GTGGAGGGACTGAGGAAAGCGTATACCAGTGTGCAACAATCTAGGAAGACAGCATATACAGCACTGCGGACTTCTGTGAAGAATACTGCAGAGTTACGGTTGTTGGAAAAAGATAAGAACAAGAGACCATCCTCTGCCATGCGCATTTCCTTACAAATCAGCAAAGTCATCTGGTCTATGGTTTTAGATGGAAAAACATTCGCTGAGGTTGAAATAGACAATATG ATTTATGATTTTAACCGGGACTACAGAGATATTGGGATTCCCCAATTCACAACGAGATATGTTGTCCTGCGGAACTGTCTGCCTAATGCCAAGTGTGATACTGTTCTATCAGCTTGGAACCCTCCTCCGGAATGGGGCAA GAAAGTGATGTTACAGGTAGATGCAAGGCAAGGAATCCCAAAAGACGGACAGGCTCCTTATGAACTGTTCCAG GTCGAAATCTATCCTCTAAAAATCCATTTGACAGAAACAATGTACACAATGATGTGGGAGTATATCTTTCCAGGAGAGGAGCAACATTCACAGAGAAGGGAG GAAGTTTGGAAAGTGTCAACGACCTCAGGTTCAAAGCGAGTCAGGAAGGGTTCATTTGCTGAAGCGGCAGCATTGCTCTCTACGTCTGATCTAAGCCAG GGGTCAAAGAATCAAAACCTAAAGTCAAGCTCGATTCGTGGTTCAGGGAGAGAACTGAGAAGAACATCCTCTTTTGACAGATCATGGGAGGAGACTGTGGCAGAATCTGTAGCTACTGAGCTTGTTCTATCCAATATGAAGGATTCGAAAACTTCCAAGGCTGGCCGTTCAGTTCATGAAGAAAAGAAGGGGGAAAAGTCATTGGAAGACAAGAAATCTAGGCCCCAAAAGATAATGCAATTCCAAACCATCAAGATTAGTCAG GTGGAATTGTTGATCACTTACGAAGGCTCAAGATTTGTAGTGAACGATATGAAGCTGTTGATGGACACATTTCATCGTGTTGAATTCAGCGGCACATGGAGGAGACTCTTCTCGCGAGTAAAGAAGCACATTATATGGGGAGTGCTCAAGTCGGTAACCGGAATGCAA ATGAAGAAATTCAAAGACAAAACCCATGTTTCAAAAGAGGAGATTGGTTTAAGAGACAAAGACGAGTCTGGGAGATCAGATCAGGATTCAGGGGCATGGGAGAAGCGCCCTGGCGAAAATGCAGGTGACGGATTTGTCACATCTATTAGAGGTATTTTCAATACGCAAAGGCGAAAGGCCAAGAAATTTGTGCTTCGGACAATgagaggtgaagaagaagacaacttCCCAGGGGAATGGAGTGACAACGAATCAGACTTCTCCCCCTTTGCAAGACAATTGACGATTACTAAAGCTAAGAAACTCATCAGGCGTCACTCTAAGAagttccaaaatcaaaacactaCTAAAG GTTCTAAGATGGCTCAACAACTCTCGCCTACTCTGTCTCCTTCTAAGGAAGACGATGACCATTACGATAGTGACTCTTCCAGTGGATCGTCTGCTTACGAAGAATTTCTTGACCAGAATCAGATTTAA